One segment of Rubripirellula amarantea DNA contains the following:
- a CDS encoding anti-sigma factor family protein — protein MHEDLLGYLLGALEPHEMERVEAWLKEDAEARRQLVEIERSLRKLEDHTEPIEPAPSDLVQRTLDALPPMPVADDTADDEVHSLDEFWFDPDQVNQTPQGHVTPSSNSGNWSGAGNSLGSDNSSGGNYSTFHPMTPEHRVPRNRSMHWIDVAALSMAAAVLLALLIPAILQDRFEARRVACHEQLRNIGVAITQFVVQSEQSRLPAVAEKGPEAFAGVYAVRLADAGLLPDPAVRWCPSLDAPGSKDYRFAEINELPSVNELREAPVDQLRMFQEYAGGHYAYTLGVIDKDKFAPPRFESRASFAVLSDAPLAGNPTEANFSESIGHGGTGINVLYEDGRVDFVSLASLRSMPDHPLFNHHGEVEAGVNVDDASLAPSWRPPFVEVRQR, from the coding sequence ATGCACGAAGATCTTCTCGGATATCTGCTAGGGGCCCTCGAGCCTCATGAGATGGAACGTGTTGAGGCATGGCTGAAGGAGGATGCCGAAGCGAGACGGCAACTGGTTGAAATCGAGCGGTCGCTGCGTAAGCTTGAAGATCACACCGAGCCTATCGAGCCAGCCCCAAGCGATTTGGTCCAGCGAACGCTTGATGCATTGCCACCGATGCCAGTGGCTGACGATACCGCCGACGATGAAGTTCATTCGCTCGACGAATTCTGGTTTGATCCCGATCAAGTCAACCAAACCCCTCAGGGCCACGTGACACCCTCGTCGAACTCTGGGAACTGGTCGGGTGCCGGGAACTCACTGGGCTCGGATAATTCATCTGGTGGGAACTACTCGACGTTCCACCCCATGACGCCCGAGCATCGTGTTCCACGCAACCGGTCGATGCACTGGATCGACGTGGCCGCGTTATCGATGGCGGCGGCGGTTCTGCTGGCACTCTTGATTCCGGCGATCCTTCAAGATCGCTTCGAAGCTCGTCGGGTCGCATGCCACGAACAACTGCGAAACATCGGCGTGGCCATCACTCAATTTGTCGTTCAAAGTGAACAGTCACGCTTGCCTGCGGTCGCCGAGAAAGGTCCCGAAGCATTCGCGGGTGTTTACGCAGTCCGACTGGCCGACGCGGGACTGCTGCCTGATCCTGCGGTCCGATGGTGTCCGTCGCTCGATGCACCTGGAAGTAAGGACTATCGTTTTGCCGAGATCAACGAATTGCCTTCGGTGAATGAACTTCGCGAAGCCCCCGTCGATCAGTTGCGTATGTTTCAGGAATACGCTGGCGGTCACTATGCTTACACGCTCGGTGTGATCGACAAAGATAAGTTTGCTCCACCACGGTTTGAATCTCGCGCCTCGTTCGCGGTCCTTTCGGATGCCCCACTTGCAGGTAACCCAACCGAAGCAAACTTCAGTGAGTCGATTGGACATGGTGGGACAGGAATCAACGTGCTTTACGAAGACGGCCGCGTCGATTTTGTATCGCTTGCTTCGCTTCGCTCGATGCCAGATCACCCGCTGTTTAATCACCATGGTGAAGTCGAAGCCGGTGTCAACGTTGACGACGCCTCGCTCGCCCCAAGTTGGCGTCCTCCGTTTGTCGAAGTTCGCCAGCGATAA
- a CDS encoding GMC family oxidoreductase N-terminal domain-containing protein — protein MPEETAFRDSETLHANQLGLELARMLDLSSFEIFSRRDVLRSAAVAGLLPFGLGNNDRKIPDCPLEPVYNKRFKTLVAIIEAQIDTLWCGHQGDNACEVAREILVYASHLPKRLQHGIAVALLWLDVYSVKHVGHRLHNLCSRDVRKLLNQGEHRRCKSDPPRMEWCEDHLLHTAVAGIAMLGRLVIHSREPARKLIGLGWSDECGNPDNLVTVAAPPLADLSTHYDVVIVGSGAGGATVANRLTARGLQVLILDVGDFVSPDALIQRTPQADGSFRLSPPRSDEVLYKLYKDAAGQIAGGLGNVKSKLELIIPSKRKKIPPKQTVNVAQAEVFGGGPYVNNAIHLPIPESAYQKWGERQPANTPYEQFSNLMGSICNELGVNTLVTETQTSDRSQRFAEGCEALGEECQPLPVAIRKECRGCGSDNSVDSFGDHIGGIHPYSPVGANSFLTQAMHNPAPANVSYRTRAHKLRIRRDESGELKVDGVDVTRVEEGGCRINATITANHYVVAAGVGATTRLASQSLATAGLRNRELGKRLTANIGTALYAMYDKPIWPSGSGRPEPGVTQCFLVDRRYIEEDGKMVEEPALENWFHFPGTVALALTGWFQEFACVMRKFNHLSMSGIVIPTEVRCSNYVDSCGSFHLEFDQAEFELLLRGMRRVARIYFAAAKPDDGVSLYLPTKSLLMRNGNPARIRNMDDFEWALCEIRKRGPAFVNLLTTHPQGGACLGDVVDTTTFRLKTDCGESIQNMTIADASLFPQGCEINPQLTVKALCTLASEQVLKSALPENKAA, from the coding sequence ATGCCTGAGGAGACTGCGTTTCGCGATTCCGAAACGCTGCATGCAAATCAACTTGGACTGGAACTGGCAAGGATGCTGGACCTTTCATCTTTCGAGATCTTTAGCCGTCGTGATGTATTGCGGTCCGCCGCAGTTGCAGGCCTATTGCCATTTGGGCTAGGTAACAACGATCGCAAAATTCCGGATTGTCCGCTTGAACCGGTCTACAACAAAAGATTCAAGACGCTCGTCGCCATCATTGAAGCTCAAATTGACACGCTGTGGTGCGGCCACCAGGGCGACAATGCTTGCGAGGTGGCCCGCGAAATTCTTGTCTACGCAAGCCATTTGCCCAAGCGTCTACAGCATGGTATTGCCGTGGCGTTGTTGTGGCTCGACGTCTACAGCGTCAAACACGTCGGTCATCGGCTGCACAATCTTTGTAGTCGCGACGTCCGCAAGCTGCTTAATCAGGGTGAACATCGTCGCTGCAAGAGTGATCCGCCACGAATGGAATGGTGCGAAGACCATTTATTGCACACGGCGGTGGCCGGCATCGCCATGCTGGGACGACTAGTCATTCACTCTCGTGAGCCCGCGCGAAAGTTGATCGGGCTTGGTTGGTCTGATGAATGTGGAAATCCAGACAATCTAGTGACGGTTGCCGCGCCACCGTTGGCTGATTTGTCGACCCACTATGACGTTGTCATCGTCGGTAGCGGTGCTGGTGGTGCTACGGTGGCCAACCGACTCACCGCTCGTGGGTTGCAGGTGCTGATCCTTGATGTCGGTGATTTCGTCAGCCCTGATGCACTGATTCAACGCACGCCACAAGCCGATGGGTCATTTCGTTTGTCGCCACCCCGAAGCGATGAAGTGCTTTACAAACTTTACAAAGATGCCGCGGGGCAGATCGCCGGAGGCCTCGGCAATGTAAAGTCGAAATTAGAACTGATCATTCCGTCCAAACGTAAAAAGATTCCGCCAAAGCAAACCGTCAATGTGGCGCAGGCCGAGGTGTTTGGTGGTGGCCCTTATGTGAACAATGCGATTCATTTGCCCATCCCTGAATCTGCGTATCAAAAGTGGGGTGAGCGTCAGCCTGCGAATACCCCCTACGAGCAGTTCAGCAACCTGATGGGATCTATCTGCAACGAGCTAGGCGTTAACACGTTAGTCACTGAAACACAAACTAGCGATCGTAGCCAACGGTTTGCTGAAGGTTGCGAAGCACTTGGTGAAGAGTGCCAGCCGCTTCCCGTCGCAATTCGTAAAGAGTGCCGCGGTTGCGGTAGCGACAACTCGGTCGACAGTTTTGGTGATCACATCGGTGGGATTCATCCGTATTCTCCTGTGGGAGCCAATAGCTTTCTTACCCAAGCGATGCATAATCCGGCGCCCGCCAATGTTTCGTATCGAACTCGCGCTCACAAACTCCGCATCCGACGCGACGAATCGGGTGAACTAAAGGTGGATGGAGTCGACGTTACTCGAGTTGAAGAGGGTGGCTGCCGAATCAATGCGACCATCACCGCCAATCATTATGTCGTGGCCGCCGGTGTGGGTGCGACAACTCGATTGGCAAGCCAGAGTTTGGCTACTGCGGGCCTTCGAAATCGTGAGCTTGGCAAACGTCTCACCGCGAACATCGGCACCGCGCTCTATGCGATGTATGATAAGCCGATTTGGCCATCCGGCAGCGGGCGGCCCGAGCCAGGCGTGACGCAGTGCTTCCTCGTAGACCGTCGCTACATCGAGGAAGACGGAAAGATGGTCGAGGAACCGGCGCTAGAAAACTGGTTCCACTTCCCGGGAACGGTAGCACTTGCGTTAACGGGTTGGTTCCAAGAATTTGCTTGCGTGATGCGGAAGTTCAATCACCTTTCCATGTCGGGAATTGTGATTCCGACCGAAGTTCGCTGTAGCAATTACGTGGATTCCTGCGGCAGTTTTCATCTGGAATTTGATCAGGCGGAGTTTGAGCTATTGCTGCGTGGCATGCGACGAGTGGCGAGGATCTATTTTGCCGCCGCCAAGCCAGATGACGGTGTGTCGCTTTACTTGCCGACGAAGTCACTACTGATGCGAAACGGAAATCCAGCTCGGATTCGTAACATGGACGATTTTGAGTGGGCACTTTGCGAAATCCGCAAGCGAGGTCCCGCGTTCGTCAACTTGCTAACCACGCACCCGCAAGGTGGGGCATGTCTGGGTGACGTCGTTGACACGACGACCTTCCGCTTGAAAACGGATTGCGGCGAATCCATTCAGAACATGACGATCGCCGACGCATCGTTGTTTCCGCAGGGATGTGAAATCAATCCGCAATTGACCGTGAAGGCGCTTTGCACACTTGCCAGCGAGCAAGTATTGAAGTCAGCCTTGCCAGAAAACAAAGCGGCTTGA
- a CDS encoding cytochrome C — protein MACHADIELIREADSEMMKQIMVMGPTMGDPAGCVVCHNGDPTEREDKDKAHGGDNFYADPGSPWINENTCGKCHQDQVRVQWQSLMMTEAGKIQGVCWAFGSLTGYNHKWANYAVENPSDPKSRLGNDQYRAYMERLTEIEPDVFVSKHEALPDALTKDELDQLHDDPTKAAFTYIRQECQRCHHAVKGRQARGDFRGMGCSSCHAPYSNEGFYEGADASVPKDETGHMLVHSLQGTREAKVTVHDKTYSGIPVETCTTCHDRGKRIGVSFQGLMESPYVSPFAADGGNQPALHTKHYIAMEQDVHYQLGMTCQDCHTSTGIHGDGFLAAANLAAVAIECSDCHGTPDVYPWDLPLGFMDEFEMEPAKGSPRGTTKIGLPHVSQGTAYDPKDGFLITARGNPYENVVRDGNEIIVHTAAGKDIRMKPLKTLIEEGEVSQRGVVSMKGVTKHLDRMECYTCHASWTPQCYGCHVKIDYSQKDKCPECQDSKENFDWVAAGRKHMEPEHAADRGESDYDTIIPGKISEQRSYLRWEEPMLGVNGEGRVTPLAPGCQPSVTIIGQDGKPILLNHIFKTEAGVEGGGDEGQLAIDMSPVQPHTTTTEARTCESCHASAKALGLGIGSTRPWNEQHTVDLETIDGEILPKRTQPQMEAIENLDHDWSQIVDKEGNQLATVGHHFKLSRSFNKEEIEHISREGTCIACHQSIPEESLAVSFLHHVAQYTGQLPKTSRQHDSLVNKILLSSAWAQVGGAFVLGMLTIGVFGRYGRRLRKK, from the coding sequence CCCACCGAGCGTGAGGATAAAGACAAGGCTCATGGTGGGGACAACTTTTATGCGGATCCTGGTAGTCCTTGGATCAACGAAAATACATGCGGCAAGTGCCACCAAGATCAGGTACGCGTGCAGTGGCAAAGTTTGATGATGACCGAGGCCGGGAAAATTCAAGGTGTCTGTTGGGCGTTTGGATCACTCACCGGGTACAACCATAAGTGGGCCAACTACGCGGTCGAGAATCCGAGTGATCCTAAATCTCGTTTAGGGAATGATCAGTATCGCGCCTATATGGAACGGCTTACTGAAATTGAACCTGATGTCTTTGTTTCTAAGCACGAAGCCCTGCCCGACGCATTGACCAAAGATGAGTTGGATCAATTGCATGATGATCCCACGAAGGCGGCTTTCACTTACATTCGGCAGGAGTGTCAACGCTGTCATCATGCTGTGAAGGGGAGGCAAGCGCGAGGTGACTTTCGCGGTATGGGATGCTCGTCGTGTCACGCTCCTTATAGCAATGAGGGTTTCTACGAAGGTGCTGATGCAAGTGTGCCAAAGGATGAAACTGGACACATGCTTGTCCACTCGCTGCAGGGTACCCGCGAAGCCAAAGTCACCGTTCACGACAAAACGTATTCGGGCATTCCCGTCGAGACTTGTACAACGTGCCATGACCGCGGTAAACGTATCGGTGTGTCATTTCAAGGCTTAATGGAATCGCCCTACGTTTCTCCCTTCGCAGCCGATGGTGGAAATCAACCTGCACTCCATACCAAGCACTACATCGCGATGGAGCAGGACGTTCACTATCAACTTGGGATGACATGCCAGGATTGTCACACGTCAACAGGCATTCATGGCGATGGGTTTCTAGCTGCCGCCAATTTGGCGGCGGTTGCAATTGAGTGTTCGGATTGCCATGGCACTCCGGATGTCTACCCTTGGGATCTGCCGCTCGGTTTCATGGACGAGTTCGAGATGGAGCCCGCCAAAGGAAGTCCTCGAGGAACCACGAAAATTGGGTTGCCTCACGTTAGCCAAGGCACGGCTTACGATCCCAAAGATGGATTTCTTATCACGGCTCGTGGGAATCCCTACGAAAATGTGGTTCGCGATGGAAATGAAATCATTGTTCACACCGCCGCTGGCAAAGACATTCGAATGAAGCCACTGAAAACGCTCATCGAAGAGGGCGAAGTAAGCCAACGCGGCGTGGTGTCCATGAAAGGAGTTACCAAGCACCTCGATCGCATGGAGTGCTACACGTGCCATGCATCCTGGACTCCGCAGTGCTATGGCTGCCATGTCAAAATTGATTATTCGCAGAAAGACAAGTGCCCTGAATGCCAAGACTCAAAAGAGAACTTTGACTGGGTCGCAGCCGGTCGCAAACACATGGAACCCGAACACGCTGCCGACCGCGGTGAATCCGACTATGACACAATCATTCCGGGTAAGATTAGCGAACAGCGTTCGTATCTTCGTTGGGAAGAACCGATGCTAGGGGTCAACGGCGAAGGCCGAGTCACACCGCTCGCACCAGGGTGTCAGCCTTCCGTGACGATCATTGGCCAAGACGGCAAGCCAATCCTGCTGAACCATATCTTTAAAACGGAAGCGGGCGTCGAAGGAGGTGGCGACGAAGGGCAATTGGCAATCGACATGAGTCCCGTCCAACCACACACCACGACAACGGAGGCGAGGACGTGCGAGTCATGTCATGCATCGGCGAAAGCGCTAGGTCTTGGCATCGGATCCACGCGACCGTGGAATGAACAGCACACAGTCGACCTTGAAACAATCGACGGCGAAATTTTGCCAAAGCGAACTCAACCTCAAATGGAAGCGATCGAGAATTTGGACCATGACTGGTCTCAGATTGTCGATAAGGAGGGCAATCAACTCGCTACCGTGGGACATCACTTCAAGTTGTCGCGATCGTTCAACAAAGAAGAAATCGAACATATTTCTCGTGAAGGCACCTGCATCGCTTGCCACCAAAGCATCCCTGAAGAATCATTGGCGGTCAGTTTTCTGCATCACGTTGCGCAATACACGGGGCAACTTCCCAAGACGAGTCGTCAACATGATTCGTTGGTCAATAAGATCTTGCTTAGCAGCGCATGGGCGCAAGTCGGTGGTGCCTTTGTATTAGGGATGTTGACGATTGGCGTGTTTGGACGCTACGGCCGTCGCCTGCGAAAAAAGTAG